The stretch of DNA TCAATTGACTCCCAAATTACTGAATTATCGTTTGAAAGTTCTACTGAAACGGAGCTAGAAGCAGAGATAGAGAGTTGTGATGTGTATTTGAGAAAGTTTTCCAAGTGTAGAACCAGATATAACAAGCTGATGGAAGAAACGAAGACTGAAGCATTCAGCAGGCATAGTGCAGTGTCCCAGAATACAGATGAGCCAGAGTTAACAGGTATGAGAAAATTTAGATTACCTactattgaatttaaaaaatatgatggCAGTATCAAAGGTTGGTTGGCATTCTGGGCACAATTCAAAAAGATTCATGAGGATGATTCTATTGATTGCCACGATAAGATAGAATATTTAATTCAAGCCACAGTACCAGGTAGTAGAGCACGTCAACTAGTAGAGAGCTATCCAGCTATGGCTGACAATTATAGTAAAATTATGGAAAGTATGCAAAGCAGATTTGGCAGAGAAGACTTACAAATAGAAGTATACATTAGAGAGTTACTAAAACTCATTTTGAGTAAGTCTGCATCTAAACAAAAGATTGATATATCTAAACTGTATGACAGCATTGAAACTCAACTGCGAGCACTGGAGACATTAGGTATCACATCTGACAAGTGTTCAGCAATGCTCTTTCCATTAATCGAATCTTGTTTACCTCAGGAATTGCTTAGGGTATGGCAACGTTCCACAAATATTGATTGTAGAGATGGGACATTGGAAAACAGGTTGAAACTGTTGATGATTTTTCTCAGAAATGAAGTAGAGAATGAACAAAGAATTGCTTTAGCTGCTGAAGGTTTTGGATTGTCTGAAGAAGTGGCTTCATCCTCTAAAGCTAGTGTCAAAAAATCATCAGGTTTTCCAACTGCTgctaatttaattaattgtgaAATTTCAGCTTGTGTCTTTTGTTCAGGTACACATGGTAGTGAAGATTGCTTTAAGGCACAAAAAATGACATTTGTTCAAAAAAGGGATGTTCTCATTGGGAAGAAGGCTTGTTTTAGATGTCTAAAAGTGGGACATTAGACAAAAAGATGTAAAACAAGGCTAAGATGTGTTATCTGTAGCCAAGCTCATGTAGTCTTGATGTGCCCCAGTTTAACAATAAGTCAAGATAAGCATAGTAATAGGCAAAATGAGAACATGTCTTCTAAGGATGTCATAAACGACCAGGCTTTGACTAACCAAACTAAAGGTCATGTATTTTTGCAAACGTTGAGAGTCACTTTAACTGGTATATTTGGTAATACTAGAGTTGTTCGCGCCTTAATTGATAGTGGGTCACAAAGATCATATATATTTAAGGACACAGCTTTAAAATTAGGTTATCCAGTTAAACGACAGGAAAAAATTGTTCATTGTCTGTTTGGAGGGTCAGAAGTTGCAAACTCTCATAACTGTTATGAAGTCACAATACAGGGTAAGAACTCTACATATTCTTTTGAGGCCTTAGATCAACTAACAATTTGTAGTGATGTGGCTCCAGTATTTCATGGTCCATGGAGAGAACAAGCCAAGAACCTTAATATTGATTTATCTGATGATCTCCAACCTGGACCAATTGAACTGTTGCTGGGAGCAGATGTCGCTGGTTATTTGTATACAGGGGGTCGTCATAAGCTAGATTGTGGGCTAGTAGCTATAGAAACTCTCATTGGATGGACACTTATGGGAAAAATACCTACCAGTAGTAAACATTCTGATGTTGTTATGTCCACATTGAATCTTCTCATAAAGGATGCTTCCTTAAGTGAGCTTTGGGAGTTGGAAGCAATTGGTATTAAAGAGCCTACAGATAGATATACCAAAGAGGAGGCTGCTTTAGCTGCTAGAGATTTTTTTATGCAGACTGTAAGTGTAGATAAGATGGGCCGCTACGAGATTCGTCTTCCTTGGTTGGATGGTCACCCTCCTCTCCCCAGTAATTGTGAGTTGTCGGAAAAAAGACTAAATTCCACTCTTCAAAAGCTGAAACGTGATGGTCTTTTTGAAAGGTATGATGATGTTTTTGCTGACTGGCAAGCTGGGGGTATAATTGAGCTAGTTGGAAAGTTAAATGATGTTGATAACAGTCTAGGACATTTTTTACCTCACCACCCAGTAGTAAAGGAAGAAAGTACTACCAAGGTACGTCCAGTGTTTGATGCATCTGCACATTCAAAGAATAAACCTTCACTTAACCACTGTTTAGAGAAAGGTCCAAATCTAATTCAGTTAATTCCTTCAATGTTTGTAAGGTTTAGAGAAAACAAAATAGGAGTGATTTCTGATGTTAAAAGAGCATTTCAACAAATAGGTGTGCATGAAAGGGACTGTGATTTCCTCAAATTTTTATGGATTGACACAGAAGGTCAGACAGTAGTTTTTCGTCATAAACGTGTAGTATTCGGTGTTAACAGTAGTCCATTTTTATTAGGGATGACACTAGAGTACCACTTAGCAAGATACCTTGAAAAGGGCTCTACATCAGAATCATTGTATACTTTAGATATGGTGAAGAGGTTAAGTCAAAGCTTCTATGTGGACAACTGTGTTACAAGCTTACCTGATGAAGAAATGGTGTCAAGGTTTATTACAGAGTCTGTAGCAATTATGGCAGAGGGACAGTTTAAACTAAGAGGGTGGGAGCGTACAAGGAATGCTGAAGTTAGTGGAACTGAAGAGATATGTCCTGTTCTTGGTATGAACTGGCATCCTGTACGAGATGTTTTGACAGTTCATTTAAAATTCTTAAGAGAGGACACTGACTTGGAAAATATGGTAGTGACTAAACGTAGAATCCTTTCTATAGCCCAGAAAGTGTTTGATCCTATTGGATATTTATGTCCAGCTCTATTAGTGCCCAAACTCATGTTGCAAAAGTTGTGGGAGAAGAGCTTGGCATGGGACGAACCACTGGATGAAGTCATCTCTGAAGAGTTTAAAATTTGGTTGAAAGATTTACCTTATCTTGAGAAGATTAAATTGCCTCGATGGGTACACATGAATGGTGAGACATTACAAAATTTAAGTATCCATATTTTTTGTGATGCAAGCAAACTGGCCTATGCTTGTGCCATCTTTTTGCGAGTGAGTTATCCTGGTAAAGATGGAAGTGTTTGACTGTGCAAAGTTAAGACAGCTAAGGGATATTTATTGAGACCTGTCCAGCGTCTTTACCCACTAGAGTGTTGTACTGTTCCTGAGTTCGAGCTTCAGAATGATGTGAAGACGTCAATGAAGGATGACAGTGAATTAAATGGTACCCCACATGTTCCTGAGTTGGCTGCGGGAGACTCCAGTATCGAAGACGAATACTGTGAGAGTGCGGGAGTGTTTAAAGTCAGTATTCCGACAAATAGTGCAAAGGTTTCTGAAGTGAAAATCATACGTACGGGACGGGCTTCTAAAATGCCTAAACGTTATTTGGAGTAGTGATTGTCAAAAACTGTATACttagcaatttttaattttttgtataatgcGGCCACGAAAAAGAGACAGTATGAAGTAGGCCATTAATGTCATGTAATTGTGTTGATATTGCAAGTTTGTTATTATTgcataaataatatttaagtaaatgTAATACTGTATTCTGtgtaaaataaaagcaaataaaacCGAATCCAACATACGCAAACCTCTTAAAACGGGTAGTTTTTTGGTGGTGCGACAGATAGTACCTATATTAATGCATGAGgcagacaatattttattattattgaggCGTAGCGATAACTAGGGTGCATCCCAACCTACAAGGCTTGGCGAAgaattctttttttatagaatcGTGTAGAAACTAAGATGGCCTCAAAATAATTGCGATCAAATGAATAGCAGAGAAGCAAAACAGAAATCTACGGCTGTATCGGAATTTCGAAGCAAAATGGAATgtttataaattctttttttaactatttaattAGTTTGACCTATATAAGGTCACGGAGAGTCtttacaaggaatttcataaactcaaTTTGCTTTGAATTTCATTTGCTTTGAAAATTCTATCTATTTTGTCAGTGATACTTTTTATATAAGAAATACAAGCTTTGGTATGCTGACAGTATGATTCTTTAGATTAAGACTAAGATTAAACCGAAGATAGACATCGCCTTCAATATGGAAATATATTATATAGAACAGAAATAATAACTAAAGAATGACTCCAATAgacatttatattaaaatatactaaTATACCAAGATTTaagacaatatttaataaatgcatTATTAATAAGAACCGTTagaagaatatttattattttattattagaaatATATGATTATTTGTTAAAATTCTACAGAATCTCATTAAAAATATACAATCAACAAATAATAGTTTTAATGATATAGATCTAAATCCTGATTAAGAAATCCGTGCGCTTAATCTGCAAATAAGATACACTTTACATATATTCCACACTGTTAGATGGAGTTGAAGCGTGGGCGCTAATAATTGCCATTTCAAAAagacttgaagcatttgaaacctGGGTATATAGACGAATGTTACGAATAGCTTAAACTTCCCATACCACTAACTTAAAATTCTCCACCGAATGAGCAAAAAACGTGATCTCATTGAAagcataaaaaacagaaaactgtATATCTCAGACATGTAATGAGAGACAACAGATATGATTTTATACAACTCGTAATCGAAGGTAAGAATAAGGGCAAACGTGGAAGAGAACGAAGGCAGAGTGCTTCTAAAAGGAAGAATAACCGAAAGTTAACCAAGATATTTTTTTAGACGTATTTTTGCATGGTGATCAGGAATCTGTTGTCAAAATAAGTGTATCTAGCGTCATTTGCGAGTTATACAGTTTTCATAATTTTCTCAAAACCGAAAATAGTTATTTCCGTTTTGACAATTTCTGACGTAATAACTTTAAGTGCTGAATCGGAATtcttcgtcagtttttctttatctaTTATGGTTTTTTCAATCTAAGACTGGACAGACGGACGGACCGACGGACAGACAAATATAATCGATAAGATCAAAATTTtagaacaaaaagaagaagaagaagaagaattatagaacaaaaaagactaaagtggtatggacatgtaagaagaactagcgacagcagatggataaagaaaataaccgaatggagccccataggaaggaggaaaagaggacgaccccgaaaatcctggaggaacgaagtaggcgacgccatgagtaagagaggactgaacgatggagaatggaacaacagagagagatggaaacggttgagcgagggaaggcagtgaatactgtagaatccctaaatatatatatatatatatatatatatatatatatatatatatatatatatatatatatatatatatatatatatatatatatatatatatatatatatcaaaattttattttcttattattacttTTTGATTCAATATATCACAGGAAATataacaaacaaacaataaaaaagcGAAATATAAACTTCTGAGCAAATTTAAAGCATTACTTATATTAAATGACAGAATTCGCCAGAAAACTTTAATAATAAGATTATGAAACATTACTCGTAAAAAACATTTTGACTAACTTTTAACAAAGTTATGTGACATTGTATAATGCAAACTTAATAAAAATGTTACAGTAAAGTTGAGcacaaaatgaaaatttaaaaattaaatttacatCTTATAATATTAATAGTtgtttaaccaacaagtgtattaataagagtgattaacaattgagatatttcaATGCGCATTAATGTTCGAGATtattaatcgccattttaattcacgagttcgttacaaaacttttccgtcgaccgtacttttttcagctttcattaactttattcaaTTCAAACTTTAAacttccttagtggtagttttgttattgtaaacattaatatttgaaatagtacaattactgaaattaaaggaaggtattgataaatgattatctgctgtatagcattttgacaaatttatatttaaatcttcttggacctctgtaaattctgtgatagaagaaaaAGCGGTGGTGCTGAAGGAAGTACCTTGACAAGGTTTAGTGGTATTTTGTCCCAAGTGTTTTTCAGCCGTCTTAAGTTTATTCTGCATTGAATTATCTATATAACCTTCTGCTACAGCAGTCGATTTCCAGCCACCTAGTCTTTTAATAGTTGAAAAGTCTACACAGTATTGAGGCAGAGGAACGTGAACGTCTAAAACAATGACCAGTGTAGAGATGCGGGTGCCCTAATTTTAAGAATTTAGCAATAACGGAAGGAATTTTGGAAAACGTATTTATGCCAACTGGCTGTGTGgaacatttgttatttttataaaaataattttaaattttttagtgggaatataaataggtatctGTTTGTTTGCCTATACCACAgatcactgcca from Diabrotica undecimpunctata isolate CICGRU chromosome 4, icDiaUnde3, whole genome shotgun sequence encodes:
- the LOC140438579 gene encoding uncharacterized protein yields the protein MSSKDVINDQALTNQTKGHVFLQTLRVTLTGIFGNTRVVRALIDSGSQRSYIFKDTALKLGYPVKRQEKIVHCLFGGSEVANSHNCYEVTIQGKNSTYSFEALDQLTICSDVAPVFHGPWREQAKNLNIDLSDDLQPGPIELLLGADVAGYLYTGGRHKLDCGLVAIETLIGWTLMGKIPTSSKHSDVVMSTLNLLIKDASLSELWELEAIGIKEPTDRYTKEEAALAARDFFMQTVSVDKMGRYEIRLPWLDGHPPLPSNCELSEKRLNSTLQKLKRDGLFERYDDVFADWQAGGIIELVGKLNDVDNSLGHFLPHHPVVKEESTTKVRPVFDASAHSKNKPSLNHCLEKGPNLIQLIPSMFVRFRENKIGVISDVKRAFQQIGVHERDCDFLKFLWIDTEGQTVVFRHKRVVFGVNSSPFLLGMTLEYHLARYLEKGSTSESLYTLDMVKRLSQSFYVDNCVTSLPDEEMVSRFITESVAIMAEGQFKLRGWERTRNAEVSGTEEICPVLGMNWHPVRDVLTVHLKFLREDTDLENMVVTKRRILSIAQKVFDPIGYLCPALLVPKLMLQKLWEKSLAWDEPLDEVISEEFKIWLKDLPYLEKIKLPRWVHMNGETLQNLSIHIFCDASKLAYACAIFLRVSYPGKDGSV